A part of Amphiprion ocellaris isolate individual 3 ecotype Okinawa chromosome 16, ASM2253959v1, whole genome shotgun sequence genomic DNA contains:
- the csgalnact2 gene encoding chondroitin sulfate N-acetylgalactosaminyltransferase 2, with product MPRRGLPLQGRVRWLFLGLFLLLVLLLFAYLLECTPPADVSLVLPGIAGENYGKEYYQALLQEQEERHLNRAASLKRQIAQLKQELQEMSDKLKLLQDKKEPPGVQGLAENKDQEPGDLLEYLHSQIDKAEVNTGARLPSEYALVPFESFTSSKVYQLEMGLTRHPEEKPVRKDRRDELVEVIEAALDIINNPDEEDGVEDDMPMQRQTYTEGHFTEGLYRTERDKGTLYELFFEKEDSSSFRHVTLFRPFGPLMKVRSTSVETSGMIINIIVPLAGRVETFSQFLQNFREVCIQQDRRVYLTVVYFGQEGLQEVKSSLEKMSREETFSNYTLIPVDEEFSRGRGLDIGAHAWKKGDVLMFFCDVDIHFTLEFLNTCRLHAAPNKKVFYPVVFSLYNPAIVYGNLELAPPIELQLIHKKDAGFWRDFGFGMTCQYRSDFLNIGGFDLEVKGWGVEDVHLYRKYLRSDTIVIRTPVSSLFHMWHEKQCADELTPEQYRMCIQSKAMNEASHSHLGMLVFREEIEAHLRKQAFKTQSKTGD from the exons ATGCCCAGGCGGGGGTTGCCACTCCAGGGTCGGGTCCGCTGGCTCTTCCTGggcctcttcctcctgctggtGTTGCTACTGTTTGCCTACCTGCTGGAGTGCACTCCGCCAGCAGACGTCAGCCTGGTCCTGCCCGGCATCGCAGGAGAGAACTACGGGAAGGAATACTACCAGGCCCTGCTGCAGGAACAAGAGGAGCGCCACCTGAACCGTGCTGCCAGTCTCAAGCGTCAGATTGCCCAGCTCAAGCAGGAGCTTCAGGAAATGAGCGACAAGCTGAAGCTCCTGCAAGACAAGAAGGAGCCTCCAGGAGTGCAGGGTTTGGCTGAGAACAAAGACCAAGAGCCGGGAGATTTGCTGGAGTACCTGCATTCTCAGATCGACAAGGCAGAGGTGAACACAGGAGCGCGTCTGCCAAGCGAGTACGCTCTGGTGCCTTTTGAGAGTTTCACCTCTTCTAAGGTGTACCAGCTGGAGATGGGGCTGACGCGGCACCCAGAAGAGAAACCTGTCAGGAAGGACCGCAGGGACGAGCTGGTGGAGGTCATTGAGGCAGCGCTGGATATCATCAACAACCCTGATGAGGAGGACGGAGTGGAGGATGACATGCCGATGCAGCGGCAAACCTACACAGAGGGTCACTTTACGGAAG GACTGTACAGGACGGAGCGAGACAAAGGGACGCTTTATGAGCTCTTCTTTGAAAAAGAGGATTCAAGCAGCTTCCGCCACGTCACACTCTTCAGGCCTTTTGGTCCGTTGATGAAAGTCAGGAGCACATCTGTAGAAACATCTGGAATGATTATTAACATCATAGTGCCACTGGCGGGCAGAGTAGAAACTTTCTCACAGTTCTTACAAAACTTCAG GGAGGTGTGCATACAGCAGGACAGACGAGTATATCTCACAGTCGTTTATTTTGGCCAGGAAGGCCTGCAGGAAGTGAAGTCTTCTTTGGAAAAAATGTCTAG GGAGGAAACATTCTCCAATTACACTCTGATCCCAGTGGACGAGGAGTTTTCTCGGGGTCGAGGTTTGGACATTGGAGCCCACGCATGGAAGAAAGGAGACGTCCTAATGTTTTTCTGCGACGTTGACATCCATTTTACACTGGAGTTCCTTAACACTTGTCGTCTCCATGCCGCTCCGA aCAAGAAAGTCTTCTATCCAGTGGTGTTCAGTCTCTACAATCCTGCCATAGTCTATGGAAATTTGGAGCTGGCTCCACCCATTGAACTCCAGCTG aTTCACAAAAAGGATGCTGGATTCTGGAGAGATTTTGGATTTGGAATGACGTGTCAGTATCGCTCAGATTTTCTAAATATTG GTGGTTTCGATCTTGAAGTCAAAGGCTGGGGTGTGGAAGACGTCCACTTGTACAGGAAGTATCTTCGGAGCGACACGATAGTGATCCGGACACCAGTGTCGAGTCTGTTCCACATGTGGCACGAGAAGCAGTGTGCAGACGAGCTGACGCCAGAGCAGTACCGCATGTGCATCCAATCCAAAGCCATGAACGAGGCCTCCCACTCCCACCTGGGCATGCTGGTTTTCCGCGAGGAGATCGAGGCTCACCTACGCAAACAGGCGTTCAAGACTCAGAGCAAAACAGGGGACTGA
- the ret gene encoding proto-oncogene tyrosine-protein kinase receptor Ret, which produces MGSSCGFSPGNVVALLLLLEGATGLYFPQNEYIETMYVGQLAGTPVLQVHAMLDSDSERPHFYLCWMSPLKRQAYSSWFNLDISTGVLSLNKTLEESDFALLHQKSWSVKKLFLHAMVLPNFTKKSQCGNKNSARIMLDFVNATMPQCAQTDMKELCFPHRDTSNPHIMENRFPGALRQLRRLTRLNICPNYTITYNVESDAPAPFAVNENTTELVVMAPLDREESECYRLLLVCTVRTETLITKVETSLDVYVNDEDDNAPYVNGTDTADIIISYNRTKGGSFGTLFVFDRDLTPIFPIDKTHNKYVGTLLNNDPWIKDTFDIKGTFSEKKAAVGGIRESVHDYQLVLKRNLYVTENRVVQLDYLVNDTTYPGLEGTVLLHFNVTILPVHIRFPNITHIFTLTRRASVYAQAGKVCVENCLEFDGFSVTYRLEVPDKNMSAESQSCFAAISITQASDGMWGLLYVNDSEALRKPECQDLQYLVVAQEEHTQLETSTQVHIILDEANKASQESQQFLSCAENRQRGDCESMRGLGATTGRCQWRQGTDKGISENYSTCSPDLRTCPDSVCDAVESKDMSICPQDCTKEPVIGGHERGLSGNGIKACYGTCYCFSEKCFCEKEDIEEVICDDMCKTIIATALLLSFIVSILLSSYFIHRYHKNSPKPPIASAEMTFRRPAQAYPISFPANNVRRGSQESIETDTFKIPEDPKWEFPRKNLVLGKTLGEGEFGKVVKATAFRLKGKAGYTTVAVKMLKENASHSELRDLLSEFTLLKQVNHPHVIKMYGACSQDGPLYLIVEYAKYGSLRNFLRESRKVGPSYMGRDANRNSSYLENPDDRALTMGDLISFAWQISRGMQYLAEMKLVHRDLAARNVLVAEGRKMKISDFGLSRDVYEEDSYVKRSKGRIPVKWMAIESLFDHIYTTQSDVWSFGVLLWEIVTLGGNPYPGIAPERLFNLLKTGYRMERPENCSEEMYNLMLRCWKQESDKRPTFSDISKELEKMMVKSRDYLDLAASTPADALLYDDALSEEDTPLVDCNNTPLPRTLPSTWIENKLYGMSYPNWPEKSPVPLNRHDATNPVFTRYANDSVYANWMALPSPAKAVDKLDS; this is translated from the exons GAGCGACAGGGCTGTATTTCCCTCAGAATGAGTACATTGAGACGATGTACGTTGGACAGCTGGCAGGAACGCCGGTTCTCCAGGTCCATGCCATGCTGGACAGTGACTCTGAGCGGCCACATTTCTACCTGTGCTGGATGAGTCCTCTCAAACGTCAGGCCTACAGCTCCTGGTTCAACCTGGACATTAGCACTGGAGTACTATCCCTAAACAAAACCTTGGAGGAGAGCGACTTCGCCTTGCTAC ATCAGAAGTCGTGGTCTGTGAAGAAGTTGTTTCTGCATGCCATGGTTTTACCAAACTTCACCAAGAAGTCCCAGTGTGGCAACAAGAACTCTGCTCGGATCATGTTGGACTTTGTCAACGCCACGATGCCTCAGTGTGCTCAGACAGATATGAAGGAGCTCTGCTTCCCGCACAGAGATACCTCCAACCCACACATCATGGAAAACAGGTTCCCTGGAGCCCTCCGGCAGCTCCGACGCCTCACCAGGCTCAACATCTGCCCCAACTACACCATTACCTACAATGTGGAATCAG ACGCTCCAGCACCGTTTGCTGTGAATGAAAACACCACAGAGCTGGTGGTAATGGCTCCACTGGACCGAGAGGAGAGCGAATGCTACAGACTGCTGCTGGTTTGCACAGTCCGAACAGAGACTCTCATTACCAAGGTGGAAACTTCCCTGGATGTTTATGTCAATGATGAGGATGATAACGCACCATATGTGAACGGAACAGACACAGCAGACATCATCATCAGCTACAATCGCACAAAG ggtgGATCTTTTGGCACCTTGTTTGTCTTTGACAGGGATTTAACGCCCATCTTTCCCATTGATAAGACTCACAATAAGTATGTGGGGACTTTGCTCAACAATGACCCTTGGATAAAGGACACATTTGACATAAAAGGCACCTTCAGTGAAAAGAAAGCTGCTGTTGGAGGCATTCGAGAAAGTGTCCATGACTACC AGCTGGTCCTGAAGAGGAACCTGTATGTGACGGAGAATCGTGTCGTGCAGCTGGACTACCTGGTCAATGACACCACCTATCCTGGTCTGGAGGGAACAGTGTTGTTGCATTTCAACGTCACCATCTTACCGGTCCACATCCGCTTCCCCAACATAACGCATATCTTCACACTGACACGCAGAGCTTCTGTTTATGCACAG GCTGGCAAAGTCTGTGTGGAAAACTGCCTGGAGTTTGATGGTTTCAGCGTCACATACCGACTCGAGGTCCCAGATAAGAACATGTCGGCTGAGTCTCAGTCCTGCTTTGCAGCCATCAGCATCACTCAGGCCTCAGACGGGATGTGGGGGCTGCTGTATGTGAACGACTCAGAGGCACTGCGCAAACCAGAATGTCAGGACCTGCAGTACCTGGTGGTAGCCCAGGAGGAACACACCCAGCTGGAGACCAGCACTCAGGTCCACATCATTCTAGATGAAG CAAACAAGGCGAGTCAGGAGAGCCAGCAGTTCCTGTCCTGTGCAGAGAACCGACAGCGAGGAGACTGTGAGTCTATGCGAGGCCTGGGGGCAACAACAGGGAGATGCCAGTGGAGGCAAGGCACTGACAAAG GAATATCTGAAAATTATTCGACATGCTCCCCTGACCTGCGGACATGTCCAGATAGTGTTTGTGATGCAGTGGAAAGCAAAGACATGTCAATATGTCCACAGGACTGCACAA AGGAGCCTGTTATCGGAGGCCATGAGCGAGGTCTGAGTGGGAACGGGATTAAGGCCTGCTATGGAACCTGCTACTGCTTCTCTGAGAAATGTTTCTGTGAGAAGGAAGATATTGAAG AGGTGATATGCGATGACATGTGTAAGACCATCATTGCCACGGCTCTGCTTCTCTCCTTCATCgtctccatcctcctgtcctcttACTTCATCCACCGCTACCACAAGAACTCCCCAAAGCCCCCAATAGCGTCCGCTGAGATGACCTTCCGGCGGCCGGCTCAGGCCTATCCCATCAGCTTTCCTGCCAACAATGTGCGCCGAGGCTCGCAGGAGTCCATTGAGACAGACACCTTTAAAATACCT GAGGATCCAAAGTGGGAGTTTCCTCGTAAAAACCTTGTACTTGGCAAGACTTTAGGAGAAGGAGAGTTTGGGAAAGTTGTCAAGGCAACAGCATTCAGGCTGAAAGGAAAAGCTGGTTACACCACTGTGGCTGTGAAAATGCTTAAAG AGAACGCTTCACACAGCGAGTTACGTGACCTGCTGTCAGAATTCACTTTGCTGAAGCAAGTCAACCACCCGCACGTCATAAAGATGTATGGAGCGTGCAGCCAGGACG GTCCATTGTATCTCATCGTTGAGTATGCCAAGTATGGGTCACTCCGTAATTTCCTTCGTGAGAGCCGGAAAGTTGGCCCGAGCTACATGGGCAGGGATGCCAACCGAAACTCCAGCTACCTGGAGAACCCAGACGACAGAGCTCTGACCATGGGTGACCTGATCTCCTTCGCATGGCAGATCTCCAGAGGCATGCAGTACCTGGCAGAAATGAAG CTTGTTCACAGAGACCTTGCAGCACGAAATGTCCTTGTAGCTGAAGGACGGAAGATGAAGATCTCCGACTTTGGCCTCTCCAGAGATGTTTATGAAGAGGACTCATATGTTAAGAGGAGCAAG GGTCGTATACCTGTTAAATGGATGGCAATCGAGTCATTGTTTGATCACATTTACACAACACAAAGTGACGT CTGGTCATTTGGTGTGCTGTTGTGGGAGATTGTGACCCTGGGAGGAAATCCATACCCAGGTATCGCTCCAGAACGATTATTTAACCTCCTCAAGACCGGCTACAGGATGGAGAGACCAGAGAACTGCTCGGAGGAAAT GTACAACCTCATGCTCCGATGCTGGAAACAAGAATCAGATAAGAGGCCGACATTCTCAGACATCAGCAAAGAACTGGAAAAGATGATGGTGAAAAGTCGG GATTATCTGGACCTGGCGGCGTCCACGCCAGCCGATGCCCTGCTGTACGACGACGCCCTCTCTGAAGAGGACACACCACTAGTGGACTGTAATAACACCCCTCTCCCTCGAACCCTCCCCTCCACATGGATTGAAAACAAGCTCTATG GCATGTCATACCCCAACTGGCCAGAGAAGAGCCCGGTACCGCTCAACAGACATGATGCCACTAATCCAGTCTTTACAAGATATGCCAATGATAGTGTTTATGCAAACTGGATGGCTTTGCCCTCACCCGCAAAAGCTGTGGACAAGCTTGATAGCTAA